From the genome of Candidatus Obscuribacterales bacterium:
TTGAGGATGTCCTCTTCTTTCAGTCCCTTATTTTTGTTGCCAAACATAGTGTTCCGCCTGCCTTTAAACGCGTTAATCTCATGAGTTCCTATGGAAAATCATATTACTGATTAACTCAATAGAGCCCGTTCATAACATAAACTTCTCAAACCGAAATTCCAGAAGCCTGACTCCATCTTCATGATAGCTCTTCAGTAGCAACTGTATGCACTTAGTCGTTATCAGTTTGCACTCTAATACTTATTACTAAATAGTTAAATTTGCCTCTTGGCGAGAAACAAACATTAGACGCGAGCATCTAACGTGCGAAGCGTCTATCAGATTCGTATGGAGAATCGCCATGAACATCGTGTCTTATAGGGGACCCGGGATGGCCGGCGGGTTATCCAATGCCATGACGAAGGTTTGGGAGAAGGACGAAAATAATGGAAACTGGTGGTTTGTTTCAGATAATGCTCTTTCCGTTTCTAGAGGGAAAGACAGCAAATCTGAAACACTTGCTGTGGTTGATCAGGACATAATCAATGGTCACTACAGATACTGCAACGACTTTTTGTGGCCGGTTATGCACGACCTGTCCGCCTATGCGACATATCGTATGGAAGATCGCAAACACTACAAAGCGTTCAATCGCTTGTTCGCACCGGCAATTATAAAAACATCGGCAAATGAATTGCAGCAAGGTTGCTTTATTCACGACTACCAATTGGCTGGAATGCCGATGCTCTTGAAACAAGATGGACACGCTGTCTCGGCGTTGTTCTGGCATATTCCTTGGCCGAAGAAAGTCGAGGAGCATCATGTATTGGCGATTGTCGACATTGTTCGCCCGATGCTTTATGCCGACATCATCGGCTTTCATACGCAAGAATACGTCGACAATTTCGTCGCCTTCGTTGAGCAAAACGTCCCCGACTATAAAGGTGATTTGCGCAAGAAGGTAGTTGCCGCACCACTAGGAATTAATTACAATCTCTGGTCCAGCCTTGCCGACAAACAAGAAAAAGAATTTCTTCAGGTTCTTATAGGGAAAACCCCTATGGTTTTATCAGTCGACCGATCTGATTTTACTAAGGGCGTCAGCAACCGCATGCAAGCTATAGATCTGTTTTTTAGAATGCACCCGCAATGGAAAGAAAAAGTTCGCTTCTTGCAAGTATGCGGAAGAACTCGAGCCGGCATTGACGTATTTGATAAGTATTGGGTGGAGTGTCGTCAGCTTTCGCGCTGTGTAAACAACGAGTGGCAAACAGAAGATTGGCGTCCAATCACCTGGTTGGATCAGCCATTGAACAGCGGTGAATTGTCGATGCTTTATAGAAATGCAAATGTAATGCTGGTAAATCCATTGCGCGATGGACTGAATCTCACTGCTAAAGAATACATTGCGTGTCAGAAAGATGAGCCTGGAGTATTGGCGCTATCATCTGGTGCCGGCGCATGGGCGGAATTAGCAGACGGTTGTGTGCCTGTTGATCCACGTCAACCAGGACAAATGGCAGATGCTATGAATACTGCTTTGAACATAAGCAAAGTTGAAAGAGACATGCGCATGCAATTGCTAACAAAAGCAATTCGCGGTAATACGCTGGACAACTGGTGGCAGAAATTTACGCTATTGCTTGCTGATAAAGCTACTGCGGCCCATAAATATAGTAGTGGCAAATCTTATTATGCAGAGCTAGCAGGATAGTCATTGTTGGTGCTACCACCATAAATCTTATAGGGTAACCCCAGTCAAAGTTAAGGGATATGGTTCAAATGCTTGCCACCACTTGGTAAAGTGGCAAACTTGAGTTTAGGGGCTACGTTGGGAGAACGAATATCTGCCCAACATCTTTATTCGAGAAACCATTTTCCAACAA
Proteins encoded in this window:
- a CDS encoding trehalose-6-phosphate synthase: MNIVSYRGPGMAGGLSNAMTKVWEKDENNGNWWFVSDNALSVSRGKDSKSETLAVVDQDIINGHYRYCNDFLWPVMHDLSAYATYRMEDRKHYKAFNRLFAPAIIKTSANELQQGCFIHDYQLAGMPMLLKQDGHAVSALFWHIPWPKKVEEHHVLAIVDIVRPMLYADIIGFHTQEYVDNFVAFVEQNVPDYKGDLRKKVVAAPLGINYNLWSSLADKQEKEFLQVLIGKTPMVLSVDRSDFTKGVSNRMQAIDLFFRMHPQWKEKVRFLQVCGRTRAGIDVFDKYWVECRQLSRCVNNEWQTEDWRPITWLDQPLNSGELSMLYRNANVMLVNPLRDGLNLTAKEYIACQKDEPGVLALSSGAGAWAELADGCVPVDPRQPGQMADAMNTALNISKVERDMRMQLLTKAIRGNTLDNWWQKFTLLLADKATAAHKYSSGKSYYAELAG